A window of Solanum stenotomum isolate F172 chromosome 3, ASM1918654v1, whole genome shotgun sequence contains these coding sequences:
- the LOC125860075 gene encoding SKP1-like protein 1B: MSSSTKFLTLKTCDDKKFVLDEAIAVRSQTIKNMVEDDCVSNVIPLPNVDSKTMTKVIEYWKKHSEEGVSKDMLIDFDKAFVKVHHSILYALILAANFLNDKEILDMMCQEVADRIKGKTPEEIRKEFDIKNDFTPEEEEEIRRENAWVFE, translated from the coding sequence atgtcttcttcaacaaaattcttaactttaaagacttgcgaTGATAAGAAATTTGTACTGGACGAGGCGATAGCCGTAAGGTCACAAACTATCAAGAATATGGTTGAAGACGATTGTGTTTCAAACGTTATTCCCCTGCCTAATGTCGATAGCAAAACAATGACCAAAGTGATCGAATACTGGAAGAAACATTCAGAGGAAGGCGTCTCCAAAGATATGCTGATAGACTTTGACAAGGCTTTTGTGAAAGTGCACCACTCGATTTTGTATGCTCTTATCTTAGCTGCTAATTTTCTTAACGATAAGGAGATATTGGATATGATGTGTCAAGAAGTTGCCGATAGGATTAAAGGGAAAACACCAGAAGAAATACGTAAAGAATTTGATATCAAGAATGATTTTACTCCcgaggaagaagaggagatccGTAGAGAGAATGCTTGggtttttgaataa